From the genome of Desulfobacterales bacterium, one region includes:
- a CDS encoding DUF3348 family protein — protein sequence MDTPAIPSFNGSRLVRLLSAFIPADIEAPGRYFADRFGNLVGLAGSMSLSKVHAELSATGLKPDVTATSAGAAKMITEAFLRARRSLVRAIAMSFIPMAGNPKDRLPTPERLHAHFQLTGVFAVKRPGNPQTHATAFEPYRQFYTARQRELEMKVRQLRSHIGAEISGISPQSAQLSTLDASLGEVLLPRTQELFAVIPKLLERRFGGGLDAHRRTLSKAPAASDLAQWIEPDGWIGLFCNDMRALLLAELEVRLQPVSGMIESLSETSAADHLLDQEKGPDCD from the coding sequence ATGGATACTCCGGCAATTCCATCTTTTAACGGATCAAGGCTTGTCCGCCTGTTGTCCGCCTTTATTCCCGCCGATATCGAGGCGCCCGGTCGCTATTTTGCGGACCGGTTCGGTAACCTGGTGGGGTTGGCCGGTTCGATGTCGCTCTCAAAGGTGCATGCGGAACTTTCCGCGACGGGGCTTAAGCCGGACGTGACGGCAACGAGCGCAGGTGCCGCCAAGATGATTACGGAAGCCTTTCTAAGGGCGCGCAGGTCTTTGGTGCGCGCCATTGCCATGAGTTTTATTCCGATGGCGGGGAACCCAAAGGACCGGCTGCCCACGCCGGAGCGGCTTCACGCCCATTTTCAGTTGACCGGGGTTTTTGCAGTCAAACGCCCCGGAAACCCGCAAACCCATGCTACGGCGTTTGAGCCTTACCGGCAATTTTACACGGCGCGTCAAAGAGAGCTTGAAATGAAGGTTCGGCAGCTTCGGTCCCATATCGGAGCTGAAATTTCCGGTATATCCCCGCAATCGGCGCAGCTTTCGACACTGGACGCCTCCCTCGGCGAGGTGCTGTTACCCCGCACGCAAGAACTCTTTGCGGTGATTCCAAAGCTGCTGGAACGGCGCTTCGGGGGCGGCCTTGATGCACATCGGCGGACACTTTCAAAAGCGCCGGCGGCCTCCGATTTGGCGCAGTGGATCGAGCCGGATGGGTGGATAGGGCTCTTTTGCAACGATATGCGAGCGCTGCTGCTGGCGGAACTTGAAGTGCGATTGCAGCCGGTGTCGGGGATGATTGAGTCGCTTTCGGAAACAAGCGCTGCTGATCACTTATTGGATCAGGAAAAAGGCCCGGACTGTGACTAA
- a CDS encoding EamA family transporter, with product MADLFIVLTLLLWGIGAFIGKAVLKEATAISTYLLEAAGSLTVALLICLSFRKDFLSVFSHFNGWGYLFGILWGVGTVTFIVALKYKPASIVVPLTALYPLITALLAVIFLGEAITLKTSAGIVCAIMAAILLG from the coding sequence ATGGCGGATCTGTTTATTGTTTTGACCCTATTGCTGTGGGGAATCGGCGCGTTTATCGGCAAAGCGGTGTTAAAGGAAGCCACGGCCATAAGCACCTATTTGCTGGAGGCGGCCGGATCACTGACGGTGGCTTTGCTTATCTGCTTGTCGTTTCGAAAAGATTTCTTGTCCGTGTTCAGCCATTTTAACGGGTGGGGATATCTTTTCGGGATTCTATGGGGCGTGGGAACGGTGACCTTTATCGTTGCCCTGAAATATAAACCCGCCAGCATTGTTGTGCCGCTGACGGCGCTTTATCCGTTGATCACGGCGCTACTGGCCGTTATTTTTCTCGGCGAAGCCATCACGCTGAAAACCAGCGCCGGGATTGTATGTGCGATTATGGCGGCGATTCTGCTCGGATAG
- a CDS encoding acylphosphatase, which produces MEETARAHVIITGRVQGVFFRMETKRAADRIGVSGWVRNRPEGTVEAVFEGDKEKVEAAINWCRVGSPGSQVTDVAVTWKPFEGTHEHFEVTYF; this is translated from the coding sequence ATGGAAGAAACGGCAAGAGCGCATGTTATTATAACCGGCCGCGTACAAGGGGTTTTTTTCAGGATGGAAACCAAACGCGCCGCCGATCGGATCGGTGTTTCCGGTTGGGTCCGCAACCGGCCCGAAGGAACGGTTGAGGCTGTTTTTGAAGGGGATAAGGAGAAGGTCGAAGCGGCTATAAATTGGTGCCGGGTTGGATCACCCGGATCTCAAGTAACCGATGTGGCCGTCACCTGGAAGCCGTTTGAAGGGACCCATGAACATTTTGAAGTCACTTATTTTTGA